The Coffea eugenioides isolate CCC68of chromosome 8, Ceug_1.0, whole genome shotgun sequence genome has a segment encoding these proteins:
- the LOC113780064 gene encoding putative receptor-like protein kinase At3g47110, translated as MAYERKNFRLASSSCFLFCTLFHIFITASAAAIHFETSNETDYQSLLDIKGLIQGDPFQALSSWNDSIHFCDWRGVTCGLLHQRVTVLNMSSFHLVGSLSPSIGNLTFLRELNIPDNNFHGMIPEEVGRLFRLQYLRFANNSFEGELPLNISGCSELSILDLRGNRLIGRIRDDLSTLSKLYALSLSRNNFSGSIPPSLGNISSLQILSISRNNLGGNIPAEIGRLSNLHVLELSSNKLLGAVPPQLYNISTLQIFSITNNLLSGQFPATVGLTLPNLTLFLADLNQFFGSIPTTLANVSGLIKISIGDNSLTGPIPQNLGSLKELQVLHFGHNPLGTDKANDISFISSLTNCTNLQILSLSRIQIGGMLPTAIANLSTKLTSLWLNDNIISGSLPSGIGNLASLGYLDVRNNSLSGIIPDSVGKLVKMQELYLSENSFTGEIPSTIGDISELQILVLEQNMLTGNIPVSLSNCSNLQGFTVSQNRLSGALPKELLGLSSLSIGLLLAQNQFTGSLPSKVGNLKNLVSLDISENKLSGEIPTSIDGCEMLEYLRLKGNILEGSVPSTLGELKSIQVIDLSQNNLSGQIPASLAKLNFISTLNLSYNMLEGEVPMDGIFANYSAFSALGNGKLCGGIKALNLSSCPKPTKKKAKLSTPMVIVIAITIPLAIVLLLISAYAIHRLSSSKQQSPFTSAAEKQNQKRSYAELYDSTNGFSPENLIGEGKYGSVYKGVLKPGEQMVPVEVLKLHQHGAHKSFLAECAALRNIRHRNLVKIITSCSSLDFKHNDFKALIFEYVPNGSLENWLHPSSAEEEGESLMKLQLIQRLNIAIDIASALDYLHNHCGTPIIHCDLKPSNILLGDDFHALVSDFGLAKFLSSIDGKSHQHQSSSVAIRGTVGYVAPEYGMGGEVSTQGDVYSYGILLLELFTGKRPTDSMFTEDFSLHSYVKMALPHQVMEIVDPKISMEAESIAGMITNTSKGSIINQEECYLAMFRIGVSCSEEIQRNRMNIKDVLSGLQAIRNEFIQVINESQMRRGGAM; from the exons ATGGCATATGAAAGGAAGAATTTCAGGCTAGCAAGCTCAtcttgttttttgttttgtactCTTTTTCATATCTTTATTACTGCTTCTGCTGCTGCAATTCATTTCGAGACAAGCAATGAGACAGACTACCAATCTCTGCTTGACATCAAGGGTCTAATACAAGGAGATCCATTCCAGGCTCTAAGCTCCTGGAATGATTCCATTCATTTTTGTGATTGGCGTGGAGTCACATGTGGCCTGCTTCATCAAAGAGTCACTGTCTTGAATATGTCATCATTTCACTTGGTTGGTTCTCTTTCTCCCTCCATAGGAAACCTTACCTTTCTCAGAGAACTCAATATTCCGGATAACAATTTTCATGGTATGATTCCTGAAGAAGTAGGCAGGCTTTTTCGGCTTCAGTATCTTCGTTTTGCCAATAATTCCTTTGAGGGAGAACTTCCATTAAATATCTCGGGTTGTTCAGAGCTAAGTATTCTTGATTTAAGGGGTAACAGGCTCATCGGGCGAATTCGAGATGACTTGAGCACTTTATCTAAGCTTTATGCTCTGAGCCTTTCCAGGAATAATTTCTCAGGCAGCATTCCACCATCTTTGGGTAATATTTCCTCTCTTCAGATACTTAGCATATCAAGAAACAATCTAGGTGGAAATATTCCAGCTGAGATTGGTCGGCTTTCAAATCTGCATGTCCTTGAGCTGTCCTCAAATAAACTTTTAGGTGCAGTTCCTCCTCAGCTCTACAACATTTCGACACTCCAGATCTTTTCTATTACTAACAATCTATTAAGTGGACAGTTTCCTGCTACTGTGGGATTGACTCTTCCAAACCTTACTTTATTTTTGGCTGATTTGAACCAATTCTTTGGATCAATTCCAACTACATTAGCAAATGTTTCAGGGCTCATAAAAATTAGCATAGGAGACAATTCACTCACAGGACCAATTCCACAAAATCTAGGTAGCCTGAAAGAACTTCAGGTTTTGCATTTTGGCCATAATCCCCTTGGAACTGATAAAGCAAATGATATTAGCTTTATTTCCTCCTTAACAAATTGCACAAATCTACAAATATTGAGTTTGTCAAGAATTCAAATTGGAGGCATGCTACCAACtgccattgccaatctttcaacCAAACTCACATCTTTGTGGCTGAATGATAACATTATATCTGGTAGCTTACCTTCCGGGATTGGAAACCTTGCAAGCTTGGGCTATCTCGATGTGCGTAACAATTCTCTCTCAGGCATAATTCCTGATTCTGTGGGGAAACTTGTTAAAATGCAGGAGCTTTATCTGTCTGAAAATAGCTTCACAGGAGAAATTCCTTCAACAATCGGTGACATTTCTGAACTACAGATTCTTGTATTAGAACAGAACATGCTTacaggtaacattcctgtttcTTTGAGTAACTGCAGTAACTTGCAAGGATTTACTGTTAGTCAGAATCGCCTAAGTGGAGCTTTACCTAAAGAACTTCTTGGTCTTTCATCTCTCTCTATTGGCCTCCTCTTAGCTCAAAACCAATTCACCGGATCATTACCATCGAAAGTTGGCAATTTGAAGAATCTTGTGTCATTGGATATTTCAGAAAACAAATTATCTGGTGAAATTCCAACCTCTATTGATGGTTGTGAGATGTTGGAATATCTTCGGTTGAAAGGTAACATTTTGGAAGGCTCTGTACCTTCTACTTTAGGAGAATTGAAAAGCATTCAGGTCATAGATCTATCTCAGAATAATTTGTCAGGGCAAATTCCAGCTTCTTTGGCAAAATTAAACTTCATCAGCACTCTAAATCTTTCCTATAATATGCTAGAGGGTGAAGTGCCAATGGATGGGATCTTTGCAAACTATAGTGCCTTTTCAGCACTGGGGAATGGAAAGCTATGCGGAGGAATCAAAGCATTGAACTTATCATCTTGTCCTAAACCTACCAAAAAGAAAGCAAAGCTGTCTACTCCTATGGTAATAGTCATTGCCATTACTATTCCTCTAGCTATAGTTTTACTGCTCATATCGGCCTATGCAATTCATAGACTAAGCAGCTCAAAACAACAATCACCTTTTACCTCTGCAGCAGAAAAACAGAATCAGAAGCGCTCATATGCAGAATTATATGATTCCACCAATGGTTTTTCTCCAGAAAATTTGATTGGTGAAGGTAAATATGGCTCTGTTTACAAAGGGGTCCTCAAACCTGGTGAGCAAATGGTTCCTGTTGAGGTTCTTAAGCTCCACCAACATGGTGCCCATAAGAGCTTCTTGGCTGAATGTGCAGCGTTGAGAAACATCCGCCATCGAAACCTCGTCAAGATCATAACCTCTTGTTCAAGTTTAGACTTCAAACACAACGATTTCAAAGCTTTGATTTTCGAATATGTGCCCAATGGAAGTTTAGAGAATTGGTTACATCCAAGTTCAGCTGAGGAAGAAGGAGAAAGCCTAATGAAGCTCCAGTTGATACAGAGACTGAATATTGCAATCGACATTGCGTCCGCCTTGGATTACCTTCATAACCATTGTGGGACACCGATTATCCACTGTGATCTAAAGCCGAGCAACATACTTCTAGGTGATGATTTTCACGCCTTGGTTAGTGATTTTGGCCTAGCAAAATTTCTTTCCTCCATCGACGGTAAATCCCATCAACATCAAAGCAGCTCAGTAGCAATTAGAGGAACAGTTGGATATGTTGCTCCAG AATATGGCATGGGTGGAGAGGTATCAACACAAGGAGATGTATACAGCTATGGTATTCTACTGCTTGAATTGTTTACAGGAAAAAGGCCTACTGACAGCATGTTCACAGAAGATTTTAGTCTCCATAGTTATGTTAAGATGGCTCTTCCCCATCAAGTAATGGAAATTGTTGATCCAAAGATCTCAATGGAAGCAGAATCCATAGCAGGCATGATCACCAATACAAGCAAAGGCAGCATCATCAATCAGGAGGAATGCTACCTAGCGATGTTTCGGATTGGTGTTTCATGCTCTGAAGAAATTCAGAGGAACAGGATGAATATTAAAGATGTCCTCAGTGGATTACAAGCAATCAGGAATGAGTTTATTCAGGTTATAAATGAGAGCCAAATGAGACGAGGTGGAGCAATGTGA
- the LOC113780065 gene encoding disease resistance protein RPM1-like, which translates to MAESVVGFLIKQLSTLLSQESTLLGGLRPDVQFIKDELGDMNAFLRQAEAKEDNDSQLQQWVKQVREVAYDIEDVLDDFAFRFARGHADGFFGRVEKIYSSTKNLKARHRISLEIKDIKARVVEISARHQRYQSLYGTQEIGPRSSHVANADCDIRDQALLIEEAKLVGIDQPKKELISKILDDHSHLKVVSVVGMGGLGKTTLAKKVYDDAAVKKQFQSHAWITVSQNFQFKVIIRNLIQQLYDEIRQPVPPQVDSMEGIRLSEFVKDFLKERRYILVLDDVWSLDAWETIKYVFPDCNTASRVVLTTRITDVASASCLASHDFVHEMKPLSYEDSWTLFCNRTFQSNGCPSNLEKVCRKILKKCEGLPLGIVAIGGVLALKDKDRIEEWEMIFRGFGSEVDGSGKLDRIRRILLLSYSDLPHHLKNCLLYLSIYPEDHPINVEILLGKWIALGFIEEKEGMMATDIAMRYLKELVNRSLIQVKDTWADVKLVKCGLHDILREIIVSKSKEQSFTAIITGYCTRWPDKVRHLAIHNFTYIPPQGFSSLKCLRSVETFGYEDSLTTSLLSKFLCGGPKFLKVLNLASAELDSIPKEVFKLFQLEYLDLSGTRVKIIPKSIGQLQNLEFLNLFGTTITELPVEILKLSKLRTLRVGRAGDYSNNFALWGFKSPDGIGKLTSLESLSCIEANSGKVVREIGKLVQLRQLWITKLRREDGKELVSSLLRLTNLRELHICSIEQEETLDLQHSVSPRLGFLTRLSLIGRLERVPEWLISLQSLSTLALLNSELSEDENAIDCLGHLPNLVALILSGAYEGETLCFKAGGFPKLKKLYLGQLKRLKWVRVEKESLSSLQRFLISGCKLMEGLPLGLQNLTKLEVVGFYDMSDELIHEVQNLDKQSEGYRTISHIPQVCIGRWINGEWKEEFL; encoded by the coding sequence ATGGCTGAGAGTGTTGTAGGCTTTCTAATTAAGCAGCTCTCCACCTTACTTTCCCAAGAGAGCACGCTTTTGGGTGGACTTCGACCAGATGTTCAGTTCATCAAAGATGAACTCGGCGACATGAATGCTTTCCTCAGACAAGCTGAAGCGAAGGAGGACAATGACTCTCAACTCCAACAATGGGTCAAGCAGGTTCGAGAAGTTGCTTATGATATAGAGGATGTTCTCGATGATTTTGCCTTCCGCTTTGCTCGTGGACACGCGGATGGATTCTTTGGCCGTGTTGAAAAGATCTACAGCTCAACAAAAAATCTGAAAGCCCGCCATCGGATTTCTTTGGAGATAAAAGATATCAAGGCCAGAGTTGTAGAGATTTCTGCAAGGCATCAGAGGTACCAGTCCTTGTATGGTACTCAAGAAATAGGCCCCCGCTCTTCGCACGTGGCAAACGCAGATTGTGATATTCGTGATCAAGCACTCCTGATTGAAGAGGCTAAGCTTGTTGGCATCGATCAGCCCAAAAAAGAGCTCATCTCCAAAATCCTTGATGACCATTCCCACTTGAAAGTAGTTTCAGTGGTGGGAATGGGGGGACTCGGTAAAACCACCCTGGCGAAAAAGGTCTACGATGATGCTGCAGTGAAGAAACAATTTCAGAGCCATGCTTGGATAActgtttctcaaaattttcaattcaaaGTCATCATCAGGAACTTGATTCAACAATTGTATGATGAAATTAGACAACCGGTCCCTCCGCAAGTGGATTCCATGGAAGGTATTAGGCTCAGTGAATTTGTCAAGGACTTCCTCAAAGAAAGAAGGTACATCCTTGTCCTTGATGATGTGTGGAGTCTAGATGCCTGGGAAACTATCAAATATGTATTTCCTGACTGCAATACTGCTAGTCGTGTTGTGTTGACAACACGAATTACCGATGTAGCTTCTGCATCCTGTTTGGCATCCCATGACTTTGTCCATGAGATGAAGCCCCTTTCTTATGAAGATTCTTGGACTCTTTTTTGCAATAGAACATTTCAAAGTAATGGCTGCCCTTCAAATCTAGAAAAAGTTTGtagaaaaatactaaaaaaatgtGAGGGCCTACCACTTGGAATTGTTGCAATAGGTGGTGTTTTGGCTCTGAAGGACAAGGACAGGATAGAAGAATGGGAGATGATTTTTCGTGGCTTTGGCAGTGAGGTAGATGGTAGCGGTAAGCTTGATAGAATTAGAAGGATACTCTTGCTTAGTTACAGTGATTTGCCTCATCATCTCAAAAACTGCCTATTATATCTAAGTATCTATCCTGAAGATCATCCAATTAATGTcgaaattttacttggtaaATGGATAGCACTAGGATTTATAGAAGAGAAAGAAGGAATGATGGCCACTGATATAGCTATGAGATATCTAAAAGAACTCGTCAACAGAAGCTTAATCCAAGTTAAGGACACATGGGCTGATGTCAAATTGGTGAAATGTGGTCTTCATGATATTTTGCGCGAAATCATTGTTTCAAAGTCTAAAGAGCAGAGCTTCACAGCCATAATCACTGGATATTGCACAAGATGGCCTGACAAAGTTCGACACCTGGCAATCCATAACTTCACTTATATTCCTCCACAAGGCTTCAGCAGCTTAAAGTGTCTTCGGTCCGTGGAAACATTCGGGTATGAAGATTCTCTCACAACTTCATTGTTGTCCAAGTTTTTATGTGGTGGTCCCAAGTTCCTGAAGGTTTTAAACTTAGCAAGTGCGGAACTGGACAGCATCCCAAAGGAAGTTTTCAAACTATTTCAGCTCGAGTATCTGGATCTAAGTGGCACCAGAGTTAAAATCATTCCAAAATCTATTGGGCAGCTTCAAAACCTAGAATTTTTAAATCTGTTCGGAACCACTATAACGGAGTTGCCTGTGGAAATTCTAAAGCTGAGTAAACTCCGTACCCTTCGCGTAGGCAGAGCGGGTGattattcaaataactttgcacttTGGGGCTTTAAATCTCCGGATGGAATTGGAAAGCTTACTTCCTTGGAGAGCCTTTCATGTATAGAAGCAAACAGTGGTAAAGTAGTAAGGGAGATTGGGAAGCTCGTTCAGTTGCGGCAATTATGGATCACAAAGCTGAGGAGAGAAGATGGAAAGGAGTTGGTCTCCTCCCTCTTGAGGCTGACCAACCTTCGAGAGTTACACATCTGCTCTATTGAACAAGAGGAGACCCTTGATCTCCAACATTCCGTCTCTCCAAGACTTGGATTTCTTACGAGGCTGTCGCTGATTGGGCGTTTAGAGAGAGTACCGGAATGGTTAATATCACTTCAATCCTTGAGCACTTTAGCCTTGCTGAATAGTGAGTTGAGTGAAGATGAGAATGCAATAGACTGCCTTGGACACTTGCCCAATCTGGTAGCTCTTATTCTCTCTGGTGCTTATGAAGGGGAGACATTGTGTTTTAAGGCTGGAGGATTCCCAAAACTCAAGAAATTATACCTTGGGCAATTAAAAAGACTGAAATGGGTAAGAGTGGAAAAAGAATCGTTATCCAGTCTCCAACGGTTTCTTATTTCTGGTTGCAAGCTTATGGAGGGCCTGCCTTTGGGCCTCCAAAACTTGACCAAGCTTGAAGTTGTTGGATTTTATGATATGTCTGATGAACTAATCCACGAAGTACAGAATTTGGATAAACAGAGTGAAGGTTATCGGACAATTTCTCATATTCCTCAAGTTTGCATTGGACGCTGGATAAATGGTGAATGGAAAGAAGAGTTCCTCTAA
- the LOC113780066 gene encoding probable LRR receptor-like serine/threonine-protein kinase At3g47570 has product MLEGEVPMDGIFANSSAFSALGNGKLCGGIKALNLSSCPKPTKKKAKLSTPIVIVIAITIPLAIVLLLISAYAIHRLRSSKQQLPFTSAAEKQNQKLSYAELYDSTNGFSSENLIGEGKYGSVYKGVLKPDEQMVAVKVLKPHQHGAHKSFLVECAALRNIRHRNLVKIITSCSSLDFKQNDFKALIFEYVPNGSLENWLHPSSAEEEGQSLMKLQLIQRLNIAIDIASALDYLHNHCGTPIIHCDIKPSNILLSDDFRALVSDFGLAKFLSSIEGKSHQHQSSSVAIKGTVGYVAPEYGMGGEVSTQGDVYSYGILLLELFTGKRPTDSMFTEDFSLHSYVKTALSHQIMEIVDPKISMEAESIAGIITKTSKGGSISQEERYLSMFRIGVSCSSEIQRDRMNIKDVLSGLQAIRNEFVQVNEMRAM; this is encoded by the exons ATGCTAGAGGGTGAAGTGCCAATGGATGGGATCTTTGCAAACTCTAGTGCCTTTTCAGCACTGGGGAATGGAAAGCTATGCGGAGGAATCAAAGCATTGAACTTATCATCTTGTCCTAAACCTACCAAAAAGAAAGCAAAGCTGTCTACTCCTATAGTAATAGTTATTGCCATTACTATTCCTCTAGCTATAGTTTTACTACTCATATCTGCCTATGCAATTCATAGACTAAGAAGCTCAAAACAACAATTACCTTTTACTTCTGCAGCAGAAAAACAGAATCAGAAGCTCTCATATGCAGAATTATATGATTCCACCAATGGTTTTTCTTCAGAAAATTTGATTGGTGAAGGTAAATATGGCTCTGTTTACAAAGGGGTCCTCAAACCTGATGAGCAAATGGTTGCTGTTAAGGTTCTTAAGCCCCACCAACATGGTGCCCATAAGAGCTTCTTGGTTGAATGTGCAGCGTTGAGAAACATCCGCCATCGAAACCTTGTCAAGATCATAACCTCTTGTTCAAGTTTAGACTTCAAGCAGAACGATTTCAAGGCTTTGATTTTCGAATATGTGCCTAATGGAAGTTTAGAGAATTGGTTACATCCAAGTTCAGCTGAGGAAGAGGGACAAAGCCTAATGAAGCTCCAGTTGATACAAAGACTGAATATTGCAATCGACATTGCGTCCGCCTTGGATTACCTTCATAACCATTGTGGGACACCGATTATCCACTGTGATATAAAGCCAAGCAACATACTTCTAAGTGATGATTTTCGTGCCTTGGTTAGTGATTTTGGCCTTGCAAAATTTCTTTCCTCCATCGAAGGTAAATCCCATCAACATCAAAGCAGCTCAGTAGCAATTAAAGGAACAGTTGGATATGTTGCTCCAG AATATGGCATGGGTGGAGAGGTATCAACACAAGGAGATGTATACAGCTATGGTATTCTATTGCTTGAATTGTTTACAGGGAAAAGGCCTACTGATAGCATGTTCACAGAAGATTTTAGTCTCCATAGTTATGTTAAGACGGCTCTTTCCCATCAGATAATGGAAATTGTTGATCCAAAGATCTCAATGGAAGCAGAATCCATAGCAGGTATAatcaccaaaacaagcaaaGGCGGCAGCATCAGTCAGGAGGAACGCTACCTATCGATGTTTCGGATTGGTGTTTCATGCTCTTCAGAAATTCAGAGGGACAGGATGAATATTAAAGATGTCCTCAGTGGATTACAAGCAATCAGGAATGAGTTCGTTCAGGTTAATGAGATGAGAGCAATGTGA
- the LOC113780067 gene encoding LRR receptor-like serine/threonine-protein kinase EFR has protein sequence MAYERKNFRLASSSCFLFCTLFHIFITASAAAIHFETSNETDYQSLLDIKGLIQGDPFQALSSWNDSIHFCDWRGVTCGLLHQRVTVLNMSSFHLVGSLSPSIGNLTFLRELNIPDNNFHGMIPEEVGRLFRLQYLRFANNSFEGELPLNISGCSELSILDLRGNRLIGRIRDDLSTLSKLYALSLSRNNFSGSIPPSLGNISSLQILSISRNNLGGNIPAEIGRLSNLHVLELSSNKLLGAVPPQLYNISTLQIFSITNNLLSGQFPATVGLTLPNFTLFLADLNQFFGSIPTT, from the coding sequence ATGGCATATGAAAGGAAGAATTTCAGGCTAGCAAGCTCAtcttgttttttgttttgtactCTTTTTCATATCTTTATTACTGCTTCTGCTGCTGCAATTCATTTCGAGACAAGCAATGAGACAGACTACCAATCTCTGCTTGACATCAAGGGTCTAATACAAGGAGATCCATTCCAGGCTCTAAGCTCCTGGAATGATTCCATTCATTTTTGTGATTGGCGTGGAGTCACATGTGGCCTGCTTCATCAAAGAGTCACTGTCTTGAATATGTCATCATTTCACTTGGTTGGTTCTCTTTCTCCCTCCATAGGAAACCTTACCTTTCTCAGAGAACTCAATATTCCGGATAACAATTTTCATGGTATGATTCCTGAAGAAGTAGGCAGACTTTTTCGGCTTCAGTATCTTCGTTTTGCCAATAATTCCTTTGAGGGAGAACTTCCATTAAATATCTCGGGTTGTTCAGAGCTAAGTATTCTTGATTTAAGGGGTAACAGGCTCATCGGGCGAATTCGAGATGACTTGAGCACTTTATCTAAGCTTTATGCTCTGAGCCTTTCCAGGAATAATTTCTCAGGCAGCATTCCACCATCTTTGGGTAATATTTCCTCTCTTCAGATACTTAGCATATCAAGAAACAATCTAGGTGGAAATATTCCAGCTGAGATTGGTCGGCTTTCAAATCTGCATGTCCTTGAGCTGTCCTCAAATAAACTTTTAGGTGCAGTTCCTCCTCAGCTCTACAACATTTCGACACTCCAGATCTTTTCTATTACTAACAATCTATTAAGTGGACAGTTTCCTGCTACTGTGGGATTGACTCTTCCAAactttactttatttttggCTGATTTGAACCAATTCTTTGGATCAATTCCAACTACATGA